In the Oncorhynchus nerka isolate Pitt River linkage group LG6, Oner_Uvic_2.0, whole genome shotgun sequence genome, GTGCCATTTTTGTTCGGGTTTTCGTTGATAAATACAAACAATTAAACTGTGCTTTAGTTCCAAACGTCTGTGGAATAGTATTTTCCAAAAAGCTACTGGTCTGTATCGAAGACAGGTTTGAAAACTTGGTTACCATCCTCCATCGAGTTAAATTCATGTTGAGGCTTTTTAGCTTCTTCTGTGGTGTTTAAGAGGTGCTGCACCTACTGTACTTAGCGATCAACACCTTTCCTCAGGTGGGTGAGACGGTTTCGAGAGTGGCATTTCTTGCTAGAAAGAAACCATTTGTGTTGCCTCAAATATATAGTATACTAAATCAAAGGCAATAATGTAGGCTACTTTTGGGCATAATCAATATATCGTATATTTTCTTAAACTGTAAGTTATTAGGTGTATCACTTTTCCTGTCATCCTCAATGATTGTAAATGCATTATGTCCACGTGGGGTTTCATTGTGTTTTTAAATTGACATATAAATTGAATCAAATTAAAATCAAACAAATATAAGGTATTTATAGAAACAACTGAAACAGCTTGCAGCCTCTGGCTGGCTGTGGTTAGCTGTAAGGTGGCAGGCCGAATCTTAGATTAGAGAAATTCCTTGCTATTGTCTTTCAAATGAACTCATGGCTAGATGGCTTGCCTAGGGCTTATAGCTGTCCTCTGAGTGGAGGCTGAACGCCAGAGATCCAAAAGTGGCCCGCCAAGGGCTTATAGTGGTCCTATGAGAGGGGCttctcctcaaacaataacaGAGTATTAcgtcactgtaatagctactgtaaattggacagtgcagttagattaacaagaatgaaTGCCAATATTAGATaagtctatgtcctgggaaatgttcttgttacttacaacctcatgctaatcgcattagcctacgttagatCAACCATCCCGTGGATGGGACACCGACCCCAAAGAAGATCATATTAGAAAGCGTTCTGGTACAttagagctccccaggtcacccccttCTCATGCTAACTTTTTGTTCCAGCATTTGTTCCGACTTTCAAATTACTAAACTAAACACAGGTAGTCTATACTCTAGCGAACTACCATATTCAAAAATATACACACAAGCCACTAGCAGGCCAGCCAGCCATATATCATGAATTAGAAGATtatgaatattattattattattttttaaatttcacctttatttaaccaggtaggctagttgagaacaagttctcatttgcagctgcgacctggccaagataaagcaaagccgtgtgaagttggagacttttatctccctcaccaacttcaaacatctgctatctgagcagctaaccgatcgctgcagctgtacatagtctatcggcaaatagcccacccatttttacctacctcatccccatactgtttttatttatttacttttctgctcttttgcacaccaatatattttcctgtacatgaccatctgatcatttatcactccagtgttaatctgcaaaattgtaattattcgcctacctcctcatgccttttgcacacaatgtatatagactcccccttttttttcctactgtgttattgacttgttaattgtttactccatgtgtaattctgtgttgtctgttcacactgctatgctttatcttggccaggtcgcagttgcaaatgagaacttgttctcaactagcctacctggttaaatttaagtcatttaaataaaggtgaaataaaaaataaaataaaaaaaacagacaacaacacagagttacacttggagtaaacaataaacaagccaataacacaaacaagtcaatgacacagtagagaaaataaagtctatatacagtgtgtgcaaaaggcatgaggaggtaggcaataaataggccataggagcgaataattacaatttagcagattaacactggagtgataaatgagcagatgatgtgcaagtagagatactggtgtgcaaaagagcagaaaagtaaaataaaaacagtatggggatgaggtaggtagaatgggtgggctatttacagatggactatgtacagctgcagtgatcggttagctgctcagatagttgatgtttaaagttggtgagggaaataaaagtatccaacttcagagattcttgcaattcgttccagtcacaggcagcagagaactggaaggaaaggcggccaaatgaggtgttggctttggggatgatcagtgagatatacctgctggaacgtgtgctacgggtgggtgttgttatcgtgaccagtgaactgagataaggcggagctttacctagcatagacatatagatgacctggagccagtgggtctggcgacgaatatgtagcgagggtcagctgactagagcatacaggtcgcagtggtgggtggtataaggtgatttgtaACAAAACggctggcactgtgatagactgtatccagtttgctgagtagagctttggaagctattttgtagatgacatcgccgaagtcgaggatcggtaggatagtcagttttactaaggGAAGTTTaacagcgtgagtgaaggaggctttgttgagaaatagaaaatcaattctagatttgattttggattggagatgtttagtatgagtctggaaggagagtttacagtctagccagacacctaggtatttatagtaaTCCACATACctgtattctaggtcgggtggtgatgctagttgggcgggcgggtgcaggcagcgaatggttgaaaagcatgcatttggtttttactagcgtttaagagcagttggaggccacggaaggagtgttgtatggcattgaagctcgtttggaggtcagtgagcacagtgtccaaggaagggccagaagtatacagaatggtgtcgtctgcgtcgaggtggatcagagaatcgcccgcagcaagagcgacatcattgatatatacagagaaaagagtcggcccgagaattgaaccctgtggcatccccatagagactgccagaggtccggacaataggccctccaatttgacacactgaactctgtctgagaagtagttggtgaaccaggtgaggcagtcatttgagaaaccatggctgttgagtctgccgataagaatgtggtgattgagagagttgaaagccttggccaggtcgataaatacggctgcacagtattgtcttttatcgatggcggcgacaccattctgtattacttctgtcccttccttgcacactgtgttaactaacctccagaagagcttcaacgccatacaactctccttccgtggcctccaactgctcttaaatgtaagtaaaactaaatgcatgctcttcaacagatcgctgcccgcacctggccgcctgtccagcatcactactctggacggttctgacttaaaatATTTGGtcaattacaaatacctaggtctggttagactgtaaactctccttccagactcacatcaagcatcttcaatccaaaatcttatctagaatcggcttcctatttcgcaaaaaagcatccttcagtcatgttgccaaacataccctcgtaaaactgactttcctaccgatctttgacttcggcaatgtcatttacaaaatagcctcaacactctactcagcaaattggatgcagtctatcacagtgccatccgttttgtcaccaaagccccatatactacccaccactgcaacttgtatactctcgttggctggccctcgcttcatattcgtcaccaaacccactggctccaggtaatctataAATATTTGCTAGGtgaagccctgccttatctcagctcactggtcaccatagcagcacccacccgtagcacgcgctccagcaggtatatttcactggtcacccccaaagcctattccccctttggccacctttccttccagttctctgctgttaatgactggaacgaattgcaaaaatcactgaagctggagactcatatctctctcactaactttaagcatcagctgtcattccagctcacagatcattgcagctgtacatagcccatctgtaaatagcccatccaactacctcatccccatatggttatttctttttttgctcctttgcaccccagtatctctatttgcacattcatcttttgcatcttctatcactccagtgtttagttgtttaattacttcgccactacggcctatttattgccttacctccttaatcttacctcatttgcacacactgtatatagattttttctattgtgttattgactgtacgtttgtttattccatgtgtaactctgtgttgttgtatgtgtcgaactgctttgctttatattggccaggtctcagttgtaaaggagaacttgttctcaactgacctacctggttaaataaatgtgaaataaataaaaaaaaaattgggaAAAAATGAAGCCACCATAATTGAATCAATATAGACTATGCAATATCTGATTATTTTCGTGGATCTCATGTTTTCGGTGTGTACTGCAAACAAGTAGTCAGGCAGATAATTTTGAGCACCTGCCCCCTTAAAGGTCTGTGCATGGCCCTGGGTGGTATAATTACGGGTGTGTGGGGAGCGAGTGTGTTGCCTAGCGGAGCGAGTGTGTTGCCTAGGGGAGCGAGTGTGTTGCCTAGTGGAGCGAGTGTGTTGCCTAGCTGAGCGAGTGTGTTGCCTAGCGGAGTGAGTCTGTTGTCTAGCGGAGCGAGTGTGTTGCCTAGCGGAGCGAGTGTGCTGCCTAGCGGAGCGAGTGTGTTGCCTAGCGGAGCGAGTGAGCACTGGAGCGAGTGTGTTGCCTAGCGGAGCGAGTGTGTTGCCTAGCGGAGTGAGTGAGCACTGGAGCGAGTTGCCTAGCGGAGCGAGTGTGTTGCCTAGGGGAGCGAGTGCGTTGCCTAGGGGAGCGAGTGTGTTGCCTAGCGGAGCGAGTGTGTTGCCTAGCGGAGCGAATGTGTTGCCTAGCGGAGCAAGTGCGTTGTCTAGCGGAGCGAGTGTGTTGCCTAGCTGAGCGAGTGTGTTGCCTAGCGGAGCGAGTGAGCACTGGAGCGAGTGTGTTGCCTAGTGGAGCGAGTGTGTTGCCTAGCGGAGCGAGTGAGCACTGGAGTGAGTGTGTTGCCTAGCGGAGCGAGTGTGTTGCCTAGTGGAGCGAGTGTGTTGCCTAGCGGAGCGAGTGAGCACTGGAGCGAGTGTGTTGCCTAGCGGAGCGAGTGTGTTGCCTAGTGGAGCTAGTGAGCACTGGAGCGAGTGTGTTGCCTAGTGGAGCGAGTGTGTTGCCTAGTGGAGCTAGTGAGCACTGGAGCGAGTGTGTTGCCTAGTGGAGCGAGTGTGTTGCCTAGCGGAGCGAGTGAGCACTGGAGTGAGTGTGTTGCCTAGCGGAGCGAGTGTGTTGCCTAGTGGAGCGAGTGTGTTGCCTAGCTGAGCGAGTGTGTTGCCTAGCGGAGCGAGTGAGCACTGGAGCGAGTGTGTTGCCTAGTGGAGCGAGTGTGTTGCCTAGCGGAGCGAGTGAGCACTGGAGTGAGTGTGTTGCCTAGCGGAGCGAGTGTGTTGCCTAGTGGAGCGAGTGTGTTGCCTAGCGGAGCGAGTGAGCACTGGAGCGAGTGTGTTGCCTAGCGGAGCGAGTGTGTTGCCTAGTGGAGCTAGTGAGCACTGGAGCGAGTGTGTTGCCTAGTGGAGCGAGTGTGTTGCCTAGTGGAGCTAGTGAGCACTGGAGCGAATGTGTTGCCTAGTGGAGCGAGTGTGTTGCCTAGTGGAGCTAGTGAGCACTGGAGCGAGTGTGTTGCCTAGTGGAGCGAGTGTGTTGCCTAGTGGAGCGAGTGTGTTGCCTAGTGGAGCTAGTGAGCACTGGAGCGAATGTGAGTTTTTTAAAATAGTtattatttgtattgtttatttccttTGTGGCACCCTCATGATTTGGTTTTGGTTTAGTCCTTGGGCATATTGCTTTTGTTCTTGAAGATTTAACATAGACTGATAGACTGAGTTAGTCAGGATACAGATGCAGTTCTTATGCTGTTGTTGTGGGTGGCCTTGACGCGACTCCCCTAGATCTCTGAATGATCGCCATGGCCCATTCTCAAGTGTACTGCTACTACGGCCCATACTACTGTGGGAGCCCATACTAATGTGGGAGCCCATACTACTGTGGGAGCTCATACTACTGTGGGAGCTCATACTACTGTGGGAGCCCATACTACTGTGGGAGCCCATACTACTGTGGGAGCCCATACTACTGTGGGAGCTCATATTACTGTGGGAGCCTATACTACTGTGGGAGCCCATACTACTGTGGGAGCTCATACTACTGTGGGAGCCCATACTACTGTGCGAGCTCATACTACTGTGGGAGCTCATACTACTGTGGGAGCCCATACTACTGTGGGAGCCCATACTACTGTGGGAGCTCATACTACTGTGGGAGCTCATACTACTGTGGGAGCCCATACTACTGTGGGAGCCCATAGTACTGTGGGAGCCCATACTGCTGTGGGAGCCCATACTACTGTGGGAGCCCATACTACTGTGGGAGCCCATACTACTGTGGGAGCCCATACTACTGTGGGAGCCCATACTACTGTGGGAGCGTCAACAAGCCAAGGACTTCcctttttgtattttgtattttcattgatttcactttgttatttttatttgttaATTACTTTTAAAATGTGGTACTTGTTTTTAACCAAAGAGACATTTGTCCCCAATTAATATCAGAACGTATTGCAGACTCAGCCTCTTCCCTGGATGAAATGGTGTGAGCTCCCACTGGATCTAAACAACCTGTATTGTGTATGGTTAGGCAGAGCTCACCACACTACTATCTGTACTGCCTCACACAATCTGTGtttagcatctctctctctctccctccctcctgtctttatcgctttctcttcctcccagtctcgctctctctccctccctcccag is a window encoding:
- the LOC135572071 gene encoding acyl-[acyl-carrier-protein]--UDP-N-acetylglucosamine O-acyltransferase-like, giving the protein MGSHSSMGSHSSMGSHSSMGSHSSMGSHSSMGSHSTMGSHSSMGSHSSMSSHSSMSSHSSMGSHSSMGSHSSMSSHSSMSSHSSMGSHSSMSSHSSMGSHSSIGSHSNMSSHSSMGSHSSMGSHSSMGSHSSMSSHSSMSSHSSMGSHISMGSHSSMGRSSSTLENGPWRSFRDLGESRQGHPQQQHKNCISCAINGIRNRFPDEENMPYTGFK